The Microcaecilia unicolor chromosome 3, aMicUni1.1, whole genome shotgun sequence nucleotide sequence TCATATTTAGAACGTTTAAATGGTTTATGTCCCATGTGACAATTACACAACAAGATGATGAAATGTCCCCCAAAAAACCTAggaataaacacacacaaactggAGTGAGGAATACCTTAATTATTACCCTACTTTGAACATATACAAATCAAATACATACGCACCCAAATCAAAGCACTTTATCTATGGCAGTGGAGGAAAAAGATCTCAGTAGTGATATAAACCCTGAATATCACTAGCCTAACACACCTTACAGCCCTGTGGAAGTTCCAAATTGCCATGTGGTAGGCTTGCCGCACTGTAGTTAGAGGGCCCCTTTATGCATTTGCAAAtggactttttgaaagaatgtagCTGGGCTTCACTTCTGAAACATCCATCACATTTAGAACAGCAAATGATTTATTGTATGAGTAATTTCATGCCATTTCAGCTCAATGTTGCTTTTAAAATATTAATGGCACGAAAGAACATTTAAAATGTTTCTCTTTTCTATGATTCATTATATGCTCTTCTATGATTCATTATATACCATTTGCATCTCGGCCttgcttttgaaacatttatcacaagaGTTTCTCTTCCGTATGAGTCGTTTTGTGCTTTTTTCAAATAGGCCTTGCTTTTGATACATTTATCACAGTTTGAAaagttaaatgtttttttcctgtatGAATTCTTGCATGCTGTGTTAAAGCCGaccttctgaaacatttatcacattctgagcatttaaatggtttctctatgTGAATCCTTTTGTGCTTTTTCATCTCAACCTTCTAGAACACATTGCATTCTAAACACTTAAAGGGTTTCTCTCCTGTAAGAGTGTTTTGATGAAGACTTAGCTGAGCCTTCTTTCTGAAACATctttcacattctgaacatttaaatgggttGCCTCCGGTATGAATCCTTTCATGAAATTTCAGATTTGATGTGCTTCTGAATATTTATTTCTCACCTGTATGGGTCATTCGATGAAGTTTAAGGTTGATTTTCCTTCTAAAACAATTATCACGTTCTGAACAATAATGGTTTTGCTCATGTATGAATAGTTTTGTGCTTTTTCAGCCTAACCTTCctgctgaaacatttatcacattctgaacatttaaatggtttctctcctgtatgtgtCCTTTCATGTTGTGTCAGATCATGCTTGGCTCTGAAAAAtctatcacattctgaacatttaaatggtttctcttttGTATGAGTCAATTGGTGAAAATCAAGGGTGTGCTtccttctgaaacatttatcacattctgaacatttaaatggtttctctccagtatgaGTCCATCGGTGAAGATCAAGGTTGTACTtccttctgaaacatttatcacattctgaacatttaaatggcttctctcctgtatgagagCTTCTATGGATTTTCAGGTTGGACTTGCTtataaaacatttatcacattctgaacatttaaacagtttctctcctgtgtgagtTGTGTCGTGAATTTTCAGATATGCCTTGCTTCTAAAATGTTTATCACATTTTgagcatttaaatggtttctctcctgtatgaatcattTCATGCCTTGTCAATTTACCCTTCAttatgaaacatttatcacattctgaacatttaaacggtttctctcctgtatgagttgttTTGTGAAATTTGAGACCATTTTTGCTTCTGaaatatttatcacattctgagcatttaaacggtttctctcctgtatgagttgttTTGTGAAATTTGAGACCATTTTTGCTTCTGaaatatttatcacattctgagcaTTTAAATGGTTTCCCTTCTGTATGAATCTTTTCATGCTTTTTCAGATTACTGAATCCAGtgaaacatttctcacattctgaacatttatatggtttctctcctgtatgaattctTTGGTGAAGTTCTAGGTGGTCCCTCctcctgaaacatttatcacattctgaacatttaaatggtttctctcctgtatcaATCCTTTCGTGCTGTGTCAGATTACCGTTCCTTgcgaaacatttatcacattctgaacagttaaatggtttaTGTCCTGTGTGACCTATTTTATGCCTTTGAAGGCTCTTTTTTTgactgaaacttttatcacaattagaatatttaaatgttttcttttttgtgggAGTGATTTCATGCAATTGCAGATAGCCTCTgtttttgaaacatttatcacattcagaactttTAGTTTTGAGTATACCTTGACAATTATGAACGTCAGTCCTTAGCCTGCTTATGTGGTGATCAAAAGAATTTGAGTCGGTGGTAAATGCTTCACAAATATCTGCACTTTTAAAATCTCCCTCACCTTTCAGTCTTCCAGATTGTACAAGTTTGGGGCAATAACTGCAGTTTCTCTTTGGTCTGTCTaatctttctcctttctgggcTACTGCTTTCACACTGTTTGATGTTATGCTACTGATACCTTCCTCAGAGTCAGCTGAAGGATCTGCGCTGTCTCTGGAGAAGCCGTTGTTTTTCCATTTCTCTTTCTGCTGCTCATCGCACATTCTCATTCTTTCACTATCATTCTTAAATCCATCATCTGTTGATAAACATAAGAGTAAGATCCTTAATTTTACAGCCATGGAAAATGACATACTTAAGGCAGGAAGCCGAAAGGGGTAGGAGGAAGGAGGCTGCACTCTTACCTCAGAAAACCCAACGTGGCATCTGGGATAGAGGtagaactggcaagggtgggggggggggacaaagaaAGGAGGGGCTTGGGGGATGggcttaaatgaaaaaaaaaaagttatgcgggtACCAGCCCAGTATTCAGTAGTTCATATCCTCTGTGAGCCAGCTGGCAATCGCATAACCCTGGGCTCCTCCCAAATGCCCCCTGTACCGCCTCTGCGCTGCCCTCTTTTTCTGTGAACCGTGAGAGGCAATATTCAGGGGTATAGCCTGCTTTAGTGTCAATGAATATTGGGGGTTGGGTGGCCCCAGgggatttaagtgggcagaattctcccctgcctgcttaaattgctttgaatatcaaaccTTAGGTATTCACAGTTACAAACTCACACCCCACATAAATGTTTTGAATGAGATATCCTgaaatatgtgtgtaaattctgccTATACAATATTGTGAAACTATCCTCTTAACTTACATAGGGAGAAATTTGGTCTTCCctcatttttaaaattgttatacagtcatatattttattgttatactatactactttattctaatgCTATGTATTTGATGTTATCATAactcttgtaagccacatagaaaaCACTAGCCTCAAATTGAGCCTATAAATGCCCTGTGCAGATTCCCTTTAAGCCAATATCTGAATAACAAAAGTTAGATGAGTGGCCCCTCAAGCCTTCCATCATATTCCTCAGATTCAAGTCACCAAGAATAAAAACAGTTCGTGtcacttttttttccacaaactTTCCAGGTCATTTTTGATTTCTGCTGCCAACCTGCATGTGCCCAGTAGACCATTTTCTGTAATAAAATCACTGTGTACAGAGCAAACAACCTTGGGTTGGTTCCGAACTGCTCTGGAGgaactaaaaaagaaaagaaacctagGATCACATGCCTCCTTCATTAGCATTCAGTGGCAAGTACCATAGCAATGACCTTCACAAGGGTGGGACAGCCATACCCACGATCCACACTCTATCCAATACAGCATCCTATCTTGCCTGCAAATCCAAACTACAATGcctcaaaaaaaacatataacaaaGCCCAGACAAATGCCTTACAAATATCTAGAGGTTCCACTAGACCACTTTCTGTACAGGCAGTTATATATTCTGAGTGATACCTTTATTTTAAGTTATATACTTGGGTAGTATGTAGTTATTTGATATGATAAGAGATAAGGTTTTCTCCATTTTTATGGTTTCACTTAAGTACACTGATCTATATCATATAAGGTAGACCAAGTATTATTATATTGTGTGTCACTTTCATTATGTTGTAACACTGTATTCTGTATGTAACTCCCACTCCTTAATTTACAATATACATTTCTCCAAACTTGAGTGATTTCTTCTACTAATTTAGTGACCTCAGCTGTGCACATTGCCAGTTAACTATCATAGCAATGAACTTGCACACACTTCGTCATCGGCTCACTATAATGCCTAATTCTTTCATATATGTTTTTTAAGACTTTCAATACTTTTCTATTAACTTTATATTTAGATACTCATCTTCTTTTTACATATATCGGACCCAGGGGTTGTTGTTACTGTCCgccatgcatgtttcgcccatcCCTAGGGCGGTCTCAAGGACTGACCCCTTTTGCCATCTTAGCGTCAGCTCTGCTTAGATAATTgctgtccctccgagttccagggtccctcccactCTGTGTTCCACAggatcccttcccctcccacaggGTCCCGccttccgagttccacagggtcccccaccctcccagttccaaggtccccctccctcccagttccagagggtcccctctccctccctcccttcccccctcccagttccagggtcgtcatccctcccttccttccttccttcgagttccaggccccctccctctgaattttaaaagtcatctcttgATTTACCTCATCGGGGACGGGTTACGGCGCCCGGCAGCAGTGATGaaatgcgtgcaggctcggcccttctctctctctctctcagctctggttctgcccttgcggaaacaggaaatgaaggcaggaccagagctgagggagaagggccgagcctgcatgcattTCATCGCTGCTGCCAGCCGCCGTAACCTGCCCCCTTCGAGGTAAGTcaagagatgacttttaaaattcggagggagggagggggcctggaacttgaaggaagggagggagggacgacgaccctggaactcggagggagggaacgaactacTTCCGGTGGGTGGAATATTGGagttgctcaagcacccacagcacccacggagttggcgcctatgtcaggtggaccagtgcactagaaatgctggctcctcccacgtccaaatggcttacatttggacgtttttgacttggacgtctttggtttcaaaaatcaccgaaactcaaggacgtccaaatctagggacgtccttagtattttcaaaacgaaagatgggcgtccatcttttttcgaaaatatgcttttccctgcctccggatttggacattttacaaagatgtccaaatcccaacttagacgtttctttcaaaaatgcccctcaatgtcactcATTTACTAAGCTTAGATGCCTGACTGTAGTCTAGCATATTTATCGCGATTAAGTCaatgtactgttgtttgattagCTAGTGTATCAAGCTGCTCAGCTCCTTCTTAGAACTGAACTCCTTGAAGGGAAATTATAGGAGCAAAACAAGTAATATGAAGCAAAATGTACAGCATTGTATGTTTCTATATGGCAAAATATATAGGATATATGATACATTGTACCATTTAGCATCAACAACCTGACTTTAATATGCAGACccaggggtagatgcactaaacttaatgagccaacAATGTGGTTTtcaaactggttctagccaattcaacgagcaagtagtaaactgtgacatgcacaaaagggttctctgagccattttcctatcacggtagcaactaacgaaaacggaatgcaaatgagctaactaCTATAGTAATGTGGACGCGTTGcaatgcactaccgtttccgacgCATGCACAAAAGCAATACAAACCCTTTACCGCGATATATTGAACGAGTGCTGAGGCTGCTGGTAAGTCCAGAGCTGTCATAAGCATGTCATAACACGTCCATGTAGTGCATGCATAAGCCTCCGACGTGCTATATAGGCGTGAGTACGCGCGTATGCACATTTGTCGGAGAAGTCATGGCTGCACGTGGGAGAAAGCCCAACTTCTCCGACATGGATGTGCTGTGGCTGGCACAGCTTTTTGTAACAAACGAGAAGCGTTTATTCCCCCGACCGGGAAAGAGGCGAGACATTAACAGAATGGATAAGGGATGGGAAGTGCTGCAACGTCTGTTTAACAGGCGTTCTTCCTACCATAAATCTGTAAGTATTACCAACATATTATACAAGGACGTTCATAATGTGCATGTAAAAAAAGGTATTTGACTAATGACCATTAGCAGAATTGGGGGTGCGTACTCGCCCTCAATTTTTCCTATAGAGCAAGTGTACTGCCAGCATATATGAACGGTCGTAatgtgcatgtaaaaaaaaaggtattttctagAAGGTGGGTTGGAGCTAATGAGCATTAGTGGAATTGGGGGtgcgtgtaaaaaaaaaaaaaaaaagacagtacaTCATTgctttttttatacatatttctTTTGACCTGATATGACACCCCTTCTTCTTGTTTTGCaggtggaagagctgaagaaaCGTGCACGCGCGTTGAAGAAGGACCACATGGAATGGCTGTTAGAGGCCTCTGTTTGGCATTCTGTTAGGCGCTGATAGCAAATTGTTGTGTTCCTGCAGGGGATGCCGGATATGGATCTAAAACATGGCTACTGATCCCGCTCACAATGCCCCGGTCGGAGGCAGAGAAGTGCTACGAGTCATACATCTCGACTAGATGTACTATTGAGCGGACTTTCGGGGTACTAAAGAGCCGGTTTCGATGCTTGCACATTTCCTGTGGATCCCAGCAATATTCCCCTGATAAGGTGGTGGATATAGTGACTGTGTGCTGCATGCTGCATAACATCGCACTGAAGCATCACCTAGAGATCGAGATAGTAGTGCCTCCAGAAGTGGACATAACCCCCTTGGACAGTGTATCCGATGTAACCAGGGGAAATGCCGTGCACCAGCAGCTGATCCGGGAGTACTTTTCCAGAGTTCCACAGCCTGTGTAGTCAGCTACCACTTGTGCATTACTGTATCATATATATGAGTTACCGAGGTAGAAACAAGAAGGCATATATGCATAGCGTTCTTTAAACCACAGCTAATATTTAATTCATTAGACAAGACCATCTGTACGAATACTTGAAATGTTCATTTATTAATATCACACAAATAAAAAATTGTTAGGAAACCCTTCTGAGGAGTACAATTATGTACAAAAAATGCATTAATAAACAGACAGGTGTTTCACTTGCACCATCACACAGGATCTTGCTGCTTCACTGcgcctttaaaacagaaaaaaataacttgtaaaTTCTGAACGCATGTATCAGTGCATGTTgttagggggtggggtgggggctgtGTCATACCACAGCTGGTAACTGGGGCTAcgaggaaacaaaataaaaacaactttTACTAGTGTACTAGTGACAcaagggagggagtgaggagaCCGCGAACCCagcaaataggagggaaaataagggatacaaatgtaacaaacaaataaataaataagtacatttgCCAACAATACTTTCTATTGAGAGAGGGGCTGCCACACAGGGGGAGAGACAGGAGGGTGTCCTGTGGTCCTGCCTGTGATTAAAAATACAAAGAAAGGGTGAAATTTCAAAAAGTGtgcatgaaaaaatatcaacTATCAAGAGAGGTGCTGGGACACAATTACGTGAGATACTTACTCGGAAGAGCACGGACGGAAGACCAGGAAAAGAAAGTGGGGGGTTGGCTTGTCGTCCaggctgtaagaaaaaaaaatgtgaggtTTCAGTACATCTGGAGGGATAGTGACGAGGCCGTACACCCTGCCTGTGAGGATTGAAAAACAAGTCTGAACACAATAAGCACCTGAGATACTATACTTACTTGGAAGAGCAGGGCTGGGAGTCCATGAAGAGACAGAGGTGGGTTGGCTTGTTATCCAGgctgtaaggaaaaaaaaaaaggttaaaagtgCACACATATGTGTGTGTTTGGTGGCTAGGAAACTATATGGTAGCCACGGGAGATACTTACAGAGAGAAGTGCTGGGACACGAGAGTAGGGGAAGAAAAGAACACATGCATTAGACGAACACATaatgacaaaagggatagagaataTGTGTTTTTAGATACATATACGGAATAGATAAAGAGAATATACCATTTACAGTGCGGGAACTGACGGCGGGGTCATCCCACGGTACCTCACGCCTCAGCTCCCTGATCTCCTGCTGGAGATCCAGAAAGTACATCCTCATCTGCTGTTGCTCTGCGAAATGCCTTTCGGCTTGCTGCTGTAGTTCGTGGGAATTCCTTTTCAGTATCTCACACAGGTCGCTCAAATGGCTGTTGGTCTTCTTCAACTCACGCATCAATGCATTGCCCACCAAATTCAGCTGCTTGCACTGTGCATCAGACATAAGGCGCACCTGCTCATATATGGCATCTGTTGAATGCTGGACACGCCCAGCCACTTCTTTAAGCAGTGTGTTGATACCCTCATTCCACTTGGCCTGCATCTCCCACAGCTGGCGCCGATCTTCATGTTCCTCTGTAGGGGGTGCAGGAGGACAGTCATTGCATGACTCAACAGCAGAAGATACAGGGGTGAAATCGACATCGCGGCGGGGGACATCTACGAGCTGGAGGGTCACGGTTTCTTCGGGCtccccatcctctcctccctGTGTAGGCGTTAGTAAGCATAGACCTTAAAATAGAAAGACTACaaattatacacacacacacacacacaaacaccgcCAATGTCCTATTGTAACTTCATGACACCTCAGTACTCACGTGCTTCTTGTTCATCTTGACTGCAACATGGTGCTGCAGGCTCTGGCACCCCTGTGGAAGTGCCCGCAACTGGATGGCCAcctaccaaagaaaaaaaaaaaaaaaagagaccagccGGTTAACAAACAGTTGCTGAGCCCACTGCTACTGGTCCCTTCCAGCACCCCCACAGCACATCACATtactcaccaccttctctgtCCTCAGTTGTGGGACCTGGGGTCGCACCTGGCAATCTGGTGTCATATTCCAGATGTTCACCTACAAAGACAAACACAAACGAGTTTGACCCAAACCCGCCCTTGACCAAACTTCTTACCGCCACCCCATTGTCTGCAATACGCTAAACAAACTTACCTTCCATATCACCAATGGCCTTCTCCGACATGTTGACACCACCACACAGGCCGACTACCTGCTCACGGCCAAGGGTGGGCaacacagccttctccaggggaGTCAGCTCCAAGGCACATCGAGGGCCACCCCCTGTACCCTTTCCATGCTTCCACTTCTTCCGTGCCTTGGCTTTGACGAGACCCCTGAAATCTTGCCAACGATGCTTACACTGCTCCACAGTGCGCCTCTGCACACCAACAGCACTCACATCCTCCGCAATCTTCCtccatatttgttttttttggccaaGCGAGAACCTGGACTTTTTAAAAACCTGATCAAACTCTTCGCATACACGATGCACCAAAACTTCAAGCTCGTCGTCTGTGAATTCTGGTGCATGCTTGCGCTTACCATTGACATCATGGCCCACACTTTCAAGCACTTTTTCCTCATCCTCCTCCCGTCGGGGCACATTATCTTCCATTGcttccagaaaaataaaatggagatctTAACATCTGGAAAATGCACACTTATCACCCTGCCATAAGCTCATCTCTCTGCATGAAACATCTCACTTACAAATGAAAACTTGAAAGCACAAAGGAAAAAACAACGTGGCACACACCACAcaccttaaataaaataaaatggagaagtTAACATCAGGAAAATGCAAGAAGAAGCACAATTACCACCCATTCATAAGCTCATCTCTCTGCATGAAACGACTCACTTACCTATGAACACGCGCAAGCACCTAACGGAAAATCGAGCCCGGAGTCAAGCAATGAGGCAGACACCACACGCCAGTAGCAGTTGTGGTCATAAACTCACTCATACGCCTATAAGCTCCGCTTACGAGTCACGTGTATTTTACACGCCCCGGACGCACGTCTATGATGTGCGACATGCGTACAACAGCTACAGTGATACCGTGTGTTTAGCGAATGACTATTGTGCGCATGCGTTTCCTACACCGCTAGTGGGGATTTCACCAGATTAGCGATACTTTCATGCATCCACCTTTTTAATACCGCGCCGAACATTTGCAAgttgtttttttagtgcatccaTCGTTTTTTATAAATCGGTAAGTTTACTACGTGACTTTTACTTTTTTGGTTCTTCTacgttttgttgatgcatctgCCCCCCAGACTTTTCATCTCTAAGGTATGCTATTTGATGAAGCCTGACCTTGCATACAGACAAAGACTGCTGACAATGTACTAGAATAACAAAGTTGTTAAGAGAATCAACGTCATGGCTAGAACAGCTAAGACTCTTGAAATTACCCTTGCAGCCAGAGAGATGCTGTGGCTGGCAAAACCCTGGCCCTTTGTCAAGGTTCCCCCCTTAATGTGGTGTCAGTAAGGCAATCATGTGACCCCTGAAGTCACAACAATGGGGATAACaatattatcaggcttattttcgaaagagaagggcgcccatctttcgacacaaatcgggagatgggcatccttctcccagggtcgcccaaatcggcataatcaaaagccgattttgggcgccctcaactgctattcatcgcagggacgaccaaagttcctgggggtgtgttggaagcatagcgaaggcggcactggggcgtgcttaacacataggcatcctcggccgataatggaaaaaagaagggcgtccctgacgaacacttggccgactttacttggtccattttttcttgcgaccaagcctcaaaaaggtgcccaaactgaccagatgaccaccggagggaatgtcactaaccccctcccaccctaaaaaaaaaaaaaaaactttaaaaatattttttgcagcctctatgccagcctcaaatgtcatacccaactccatgacagtagtatgcaggtccctggagcagttttagtgggtgcagtgcacttcaggcaggcgggcccaggcccatccccccccctacacttgtggtagtaaatgtgagcccttcaaaacccactgtacccacatgtaggtgctccccttcaccccttagggctatggtactgctgtacagttgtggggagtgggttttttttggggggggttggggggctcagcacaaggtaagggagctatgcacctagaagcaatttctgaagtccactgcagtgccccctagggtgccaggttggagtcctggcatgtcagggggaccagtgcactacgaatgctgactcctcccacgaccaaagagcttgcatttggccgtttctgagatgggcgtcctcagtttccattatcgccgaaaaccggggacggccatctctaaggtcgacctaaatgttgagatttgggcgtccccgaccgtattatcgaaatgaaagatggacgcccatcttgcttcaataatatgggtttccccgcccctttgcccagacgtcctgcgaggacgtcctcaggaaaacttgggaaccctgttcgattatgccccttctatGTGTGCGTCACCCTCAAGGCCAGAGTGTGTGTCATTAGTACACCTGTAACCTGTGATttctgtaaacaaaaaaaaaaagggggttttaTCAGAGACAAGGACTGCTATGTTGGTATTCCATCTGAGGAGCAGACTCTGTGTTGGACCTGACTTATCATCTGAGGACCACTCTGCCATCTAGAGGTCTGCATCAGATTATATATTTGCCATATATCTTTGCATGCATGTTGGGGGTTCAGAGTGACACTTTTACTTTGGAGTCTAGCTAGGGATTTATGTGTGTTTACTCTGAGCTATTTTGTGAAAAGACCTACACCCCAAAAGAGTGCTATCTGTATTCTGCCTACAGATTTACTAACCCGACTTGGTGACATCGGGTCAAAGTGGGAGACCAGCTgctggaggaggaaggaggtggcgGTTGTAGTCTTTGGCAAAATGCTAACATTGGATTT carries:
- the LOC115466380 gene encoding zinc finger protein 675-like, with protein sequence MSTLVPDKALFKDVSAYFLEVEWEILGEWQKELYKKVIKEIHDILISRGYSIVNPDVIFKIKKEDEKCLMHHFEWEGKENPDDPMKSLPIITSVVSLSVKQEDEDLPLMNPPKSETSEQTYPPVTSSHNVKPDILIRFEQEEFKTEPQGSEETGNRITTGRCEELPEACEKASIKASNKALVTFKDVTGYFLDVDWDILGERQKELYKKVIKEIHDILMSRGYSIVNPDVIFKIKKEDEKYFTQQFEWEGKENSNDSTNSLPVVTSVFSLSIKQEEDLHFMDHPESEMSEHTHPSVTNDGFKNDSERMRMCDEQQKEKWKNNGFSRDSADPSADSEEGISSITSNSVKAVAQKGERLDRPKRNCSYCPKLVQSGRLKGEGDFKSADICEAFTTDSNSFDHHISRLRTDVHNCQGILKTKSSECDKCFKNRGYLQLHEITPTKKKTFKYSNCDKSFSQKKSLQRHKIGHTGHKPFNCSECDKCFARNGNLTQHERIDTGEKPFKCSECDKCFRRRDHLELHQRIHTGEKPYKCSECEKCFTGFSNLKKHEKIHTEGKPFKCSECDKYFRSKNGLKFHKTTHTGEKPFKCSECDKYFRSKNGLKFHKTTHTGEKPFKCSECDKCFIMKGKLTRHEMIHTGEKPFKCSKCDKHFRSKAYLKIHDTTHTGEKLFKCSECDKCFISKSNLKIHRSSHTGEKPFKCSECDKCFRRKYNLDLHRWTHTGEKPFKCSECDKCFRRKHTLDFHQLTHTKEKPFKCSECDRFFRAKHDLTQHERTHTGEKPFKCSECDKCFSRKVRLKKHKTIHT